One window from the genome of Mycolicibacterium gadium encodes:
- a CDS encoding VOC family protein, producing the protein MEPDASERPMPGVTGIHHLSITVTDLEASLAWYQRLLGADRVPMKFPHYGCEDTGYGELLVEPRSGVVIGLHTNTGNDGQAFDEARTGLDHVALNVASRDDLESWTARLDELGIEHSGIRSGDQPFPFATVVFRDPDNIQLELFAVG; encoded by the coding sequence ATGGAGCCCGACGCGAGTGAACGACCAATGCCCGGCGTGACCGGGATCCACCACCTCTCCATCACCGTCACCGACCTCGAGGCCAGCCTGGCCTGGTACCAGCGCCTGCTCGGAGCCGACCGGGTACCGATGAAGTTTCCACACTATGGATGCGAGGACACCGGCTACGGTGAACTTCTCGTCGAACCGCGCTCGGGCGTCGTGATCGGCCTGCACACCAACACCGGCAACGACGGCCAGGCCTTTGACGAGGCCCGCACCGGGTTGGACCATGTGGCGCTCAACGTTGCTTCGCGCGACGACCTCGAGTCTTGGACGGCGCGGCTGGACGAACTCGGCATCGAACACTCGGGCATCAGATCCGGGGACCAGCCGTTCCCATTTGCGACGGTGGTGTTTCGCGACCCCGACAACATCCAGCTCGAGCTGTTTGCTGTCGGTTAA
- a CDS encoding alpha/beta fold hydrolase, producing the protein MTTAPEAFTTAGDGGVRIVGDRIGDPLAPAVVFLHGGGQTRRSWGRAAGAVAERGWQAVTLDFRGHGESDWSSDGDYRVASFARDVLEVLRDLPPKPVLVGASLGGFTSMLLEGELAPGTARAVVLVDIVPDMDQSGASRIHNFMFDRMQSGFDSLDEVADMIQEYNPHRPRPTDLDGLRANLRQRDGRWYWHWDPKFIDGTSALPPTEVTEVDRMHAAVQTIVDAGVPMLLVRGQMSDLVTQERADAFIARFPEVDFVDVGGAGHMVAGDRNDLFADAVVEFLGRHAAR; encoded by the coding sequence ATGACCACCGCACCCGAAGCGTTCACCACGGCCGGCGACGGCGGCGTTCGCATCGTCGGCGATCGCATCGGCGATCCCCTTGCCCCGGCGGTGGTGTTCCTGCACGGCGGCGGGCAGACCCGCCGGTCCTGGGGCCGCGCCGCAGGCGCCGTAGCCGAGCGTGGATGGCAGGCGGTGACCCTCGACTTCCGCGGCCATGGCGAGTCCGACTGGTCCAGCGACGGGGACTATCGCGTCGCCTCCTTCGCGCGCGACGTGCTCGAAGTGCTGCGCGATCTTCCGCCGAAGCCGGTGTTGGTGGGCGCGTCGCTCGGGGGCTTCACCTCGATGCTTCTCGAGGGTGAACTCGCGCCGGGGACGGCACGCGCGGTCGTGCTCGTCGACATCGTGCCCGATATGGATCAGTCCGGCGCATCGCGGATCCACAACTTCATGTTCGATCGCATGCAGTCTGGATTCGACTCACTGGACGAAGTCGCCGACATGATCCAGGAATACAACCCGCACCGTCCGCGGCCCACAGATCTGGACGGGCTGCGGGCGAACCTGCGCCAGCGCGACGGCCGTTGGTACTGGCACTGGGATCCGAAATTCATCGACGGCACCTCGGCGCTGCCGCCCACCGAGGTGACCGAGGTCGATCGGATGCACGCCGCTGTCCAAACGATTGTCGACGCGGGTGTGCCCATGCTGCTGGTGCGGGGGCAGATGAGCGACCTCGTCACCCAGGAACGGGCCGACGCGTTCATCGCCAGGTTTCCCGAGGTCGATTTCGTCGACGTTGGCGGCGCCGGCCATATGGTCGCGGGCGACCGCAACGACCTTTTCGCGGATGCCGTCGTGGAGTTCCTCGGCCGGCACGCCGCGCGGTAG
- a CDS encoding nitroreductase/quinone reductase family protein has product MSSNESAAAIRQERRDWMAKHRDTYLRSGGAQGHVMDISEAGGHAFTTHCLIRVKGRKSGRTQIVPLIYGDIGGEVVIVASKGGADENPDWYHNLRAGDEVDLQIATQAFRASWREPEGEERHRIWDFMSHVYPPYLSYQRATTRHIPVIMMTPVTSIDVFEESDLQSS; this is encoded by the coding sequence ATGAGCAGCAACGAATCCGCGGCGGCCATTCGACAGGAACGCCGCGACTGGATGGCCAAACACCGCGACACGTACCTGCGCTCCGGTGGCGCGCAAGGCCACGTCATGGACATCAGCGAGGCCGGGGGACATGCGTTCACGACGCACTGCCTGATCAGGGTGAAGGGCCGCAAGTCGGGTAGGACGCAGATCGTTCCGCTGATCTACGGCGACATCGGGGGCGAGGTCGTGATCGTCGCGTCCAAGGGGGGCGCCGACGAAAACCCGGACTGGTATCACAACCTGCGTGCCGGTGACGAAGTCGACCTGCAGATCGCCACCCAGGCGTTCCGTGCCTCGTGGCGTGAACCCGAAGGTGAAGAGCGGCACCGGATCTGGGACTTCATGTCACATGTGTATCCGCCGTACCTGAGCTATCAACGGGCGACGACGCGGCACATCCCGGTCATCATGATGACTCCTGTGACGTCCATCGACGTGTTCGAGGAGTCCGACCTTCAGTCGTCGTAG
- a CDS encoding alpha/beta fold hydrolase, which produces MTAIREMAPIDTTGRRVLTLHGNRVAYLDEGAGDVLLLIHGIGGSSDCWRNVVHKLSERHRVIAVDLLGHGQSDKPRGDYSLGAFAVWLRDFLDALHIREVTVVGHSFGGGVALQFAHQHKEYCRRLVLISSGGLGPDLGRLLRMLSLPGAEIALQLLASRPAVEVGKALRKRALLSGRDVTRYSETLKGQAALSDRRSRAAFLRTLRSVVDHRGQAVCALDRLRADLPTLIIFGDEDRCIPVAHAHSVHQAIPGSELHVIPGVGHQPQVQCPDLVARLVSDFADRTESRPASVRAARRTLHAVPA; this is translated from the coding sequence ATGACTGCAATCCGGGAAATGGCCCCGATCGACACGACGGGCCGCCGCGTGCTGACCTTGCATGGAAACCGCGTGGCGTACCTGGATGAAGGCGCGGGAGACGTGCTGTTGCTGATCCACGGCATCGGCGGCAGTTCGGACTGCTGGCGCAACGTCGTGCACAAGCTCTCCGAGCGGCATCGCGTCATCGCCGTCGATCTCCTCGGTCACGGTCAGTCCGACAAGCCGCGAGGGGACTACTCGCTGGGTGCCTTCGCGGTGTGGCTGCGTGACTTCCTCGATGCCCTGCACATCCGTGAGGTCACCGTCGTGGGACATTCGTTCGGCGGTGGCGTGGCCCTGCAGTTCGCTCATCAGCACAAGGAGTACTGCCGCCGGCTGGTGTTGATCAGCAGTGGCGGGCTGGGCCCCGACCTGGGCCGGCTGCTGCGCATGCTGTCTCTGCCCGGCGCCGAGATCGCGTTGCAGCTGCTCGCGTCGCGGCCGGCGGTCGAGGTCGGCAAGGCGCTTCGCAAGCGCGCGCTCTTGTCAGGCCGCGATGTCACCAGATACAGCGAGACGTTGAAGGGTCAGGCCGCGCTGTCGGACCGACGTAGCCGCGCGGCGTTTCTCCGCACGCTGCGCTCGGTCGTCGATCACCGCGGCCAGGCGGTCTGCGCATTGGATCGGCTGCGGGCAGACCTGCCGACGCTGATCATCTTCGGTGACGAGGACCGTTGCATCCCTGTCGCGCACGCACATTCGGTACATCAGGCGATTCCGGGCAGCGAGCTGCACGTCATACCCGGTGTAGGCCATCAGCCTCAGGTGCAGTGCCCCGACCTCGTCGCGCGCCTCGTCAGTGATTTCGCCGACCGGACGGAGTCGCGTCCGGCATCCGTGCGTGCCGCGCGACGCACCCTGCACGCAGTCCCGGCCTGA
- a CDS encoding SigB/SigF/SigG family RNA polymerase sigma factor — protein sequence MSENSTSEYADLTDMFRRLATLDEGSAAYRRQRDEIIARGLPIANHIARRFRNRGEPNDDLVQAARVGLVNAVNRFDPENGADFLAFAVPTMMGEVRRHFRDYGWAVKVPRRLKDLQGQIVKARGALSQDLNRAPTATEIAKYLEIDRESVVEATIASSNYSTLSTDVQAGPDTDFRPIGDTIGEVDPNIDKVLALATVRPLIAALPEREQRVLSLRFFDNMTQTQIAERMGYSQMHVSRLISKALATLRDQVREADEAITSRAAVPA from the coding sequence GTGTCCGAAAACAGTACGTCCGAGTACGCCGACCTCACCGACATGTTTCGCCGATTGGCGACTCTCGATGAAGGTTCGGCCGCATACCGCCGTCAGCGCGACGAGATCATCGCGCGTGGACTGCCAATCGCGAATCACATCGCCCGTCGCTTCCGTAATCGGGGCGAGCCGAACGACGACCTCGTACAGGCGGCCCGGGTGGGACTGGTCAACGCCGTCAACCGTTTCGACCCAGAGAACGGCGCGGACTTCCTGGCCTTCGCCGTGCCGACGATGATGGGCGAGGTCCGCCGCCACTTCCGCGACTACGGATGGGCCGTCAAGGTCCCCCGCCGCCTGAAAGACCTCCAGGGCCAAATCGTCAAGGCTCGTGGCGCGCTGTCCCAGGACCTCAATCGGGCGCCGACCGCCACAGAGATTGCGAAATACCTGGAGATCGACCGCGAATCGGTAGTCGAAGCGACGATCGCGAGCAGCAACTACTCCACGCTGTCCACTGACGTGCAGGCAGGCCCGGACACCGACTTCCGGCCGATAGGGGACACGATCGGCGAGGTGGATCCCAACATCGATAAGGTGCTCGCCCTCGCGACCGTACGTCCATTGATCGCTGCCCTGCCTGAACGCGAACAACGGGTGCTGAGCCTTCGGTTCTTCGACAACATGACCCAGACGCAGATCGCCGAGCGGATGGGCTACTCACAGATGCACGTATCGCGGCTCATCTCCAAGGCCCTCGCCACGCTGCGTGACCAGGTTCGCGAAGCTGACGAGGCAATCACGAGCAGGGCCGCAGTACCCGCCTGA
- a CDS encoding MMPL family transporter, with protein sequence MNEVGFRPLVAKVMQSSSANGGALTRLAAFTVRSPKLVLAVLALLLGVSIVIGGGVSDKLAVGGYNAPSSESTHAAEVMDQNFGTTANLVIQVLPREGTVDSPEVADVADQVNDLIKAEPEAKVLRSFTDPAATDLRSHDNRSGLMLVHVSGTADEAADTAKQLVADLPANPDVAVRAGGTLGVQQEIRAKVKKDLLVSESIALPVSMAVLVIVFGGLIAAFLPIVVGITSIVTTLLVLVLMTRVTEVSTHALTVATAFGLGLSIDFGLLMVSRFREERDSGKEHQAAIVATVATAGRTIIFSAATVTLAMLSLLVFPTYFLRSVGIAASATVMLSALSAIIVLPAMLSLLGKRIDSLAIIRRKTPPSADSAFWRRFAAAVIRRPLLYALPVVVVLIGLGVPFLKVQFTNPDERALPTDSNARLVAESLQRDYPLDPSQAITLVTQNNADALETLAADVSQMPDVVLVNGSVGKFERGAQVGEAPPSESDGAAYVLAYLAVDSDSQAAEQLVHDIRAKITDKQVEVGGPSATLIDSRSAIAQRLPWAIGLIAVFTFILLFLFTGSVVVPVKALLLNLLVLSGVLGVMTWIFQDGHLSSLLGFTPAPLNLSMVVLLCAIAFSLSVDYEIFLLSRIKEARDSGMSNDEAIVVGLGRVGRIVTSAALLLTITLVSFANGMSFMKMFGIGTALAVVIDATIIRGVVVPAFLRLAGELNWWAPKPLRWLHSRIGISEALSFAVEEATMEVPRPAVLSLNSMHAAPPVRTPAELARRVQVISGQHLVANVNGIVIVVANRKSLAQQAMAAQQMSHLVEIVRRSEPAMLSYAFSQLAQSGTWSRDLAEVGIVMPTETGLEIFLCGGVTVALDDGTGVTLIEGRNRCLHQTVRTPGVAAVVTVDELGKRPALPAPDQNAVYSMSDGVVPGRGAVVWTTEAAATTPPVRCVVLDDNSRIEVDRDCVVGRYPHDSHAARQGLRPVSVYDRSGLMSRAHMEIRIIDGELFVVDRNSTNGVFIREPRQDGWMRIDPWRPTAFRDGASVRVGGRTFRVQPQAKVQEQREQPRVPAMSV encoded by the coding sequence ATGAACGAGGTCGGGTTTCGTCCGCTGGTCGCAAAGGTGATGCAGAGTAGTTCAGCGAACGGCGGCGCGCTGACGCGGTTGGCCGCCTTCACCGTGCGCTCCCCCAAGCTGGTTCTCGCAGTCCTCGCGCTCCTGCTCGGTGTCAGCATCGTCATCGGCGGCGGCGTGTCCGACAAGCTCGCTGTGGGCGGCTACAACGCCCCGTCATCAGAGTCGACTCACGCCGCCGAGGTCATGGATCAGAACTTCGGCACCACCGCGAACCTGGTGATCCAGGTGCTTCCGCGGGAAGGCACCGTCGACAGCCCCGAGGTCGCCGACGTAGCCGACCAGGTCAACGACCTCATCAAAGCTGAGCCCGAGGCGAAAGTCCTCCGATCGTTCACCGACCCCGCGGCCACCGATCTGCGCAGCCATGACAATCGCTCCGGCCTCATGCTGGTGCACGTCAGCGGAACCGCGGATGAGGCGGCCGACACCGCCAAGCAACTGGTCGCCGACCTGCCCGCCAACCCGGACGTCGCGGTGCGCGCCGGCGGCACCCTTGGTGTCCAGCAAGAGATCCGAGCCAAAGTCAAGAAGGACCTCCTGGTCAGCGAGAGTATTGCGCTGCCGGTCTCGATGGCCGTGCTCGTCATCGTCTTCGGGGGGCTCATCGCCGCATTCCTGCCGATCGTCGTCGGCATCACGTCGATCGTCACGACGCTGCTCGTGCTCGTACTCATGACGCGCGTCACCGAAGTCTCGACACATGCCCTCACCGTCGCGACGGCCTTCGGTCTCGGGTTGTCCATCGACTTCGGCCTGTTGATGGTGTCGAGATTCCGCGAAGAACGCGACAGCGGTAAGGAACACCAGGCGGCGATCGTCGCCACGGTGGCCACCGCGGGCCGCACGATCATCTTCAGCGCGGCGACGGTCACCCTGGCGATGTTGTCGCTGCTCGTGTTCCCCACGTATTTCCTGCGCTCGGTCGGCATCGCCGCGAGCGCTACCGTCATGCTGTCGGCGTTGAGCGCAATCATCGTGCTGCCCGCGATGCTGTCGCTGCTGGGAAAGCGCATCGACTCGCTGGCCATCATCCGGCGGAAGACGCCCCCGTCCGCGGACTCCGCGTTCTGGCGGCGGTTCGCCGCGGCGGTGATCCGCCGCCCACTCCTCTACGCCTTGCCCGTCGTCGTGGTGCTGATCGGTCTCGGGGTTCCTTTCCTGAAAGTCCAGTTCACCAATCCCGATGAGCGCGCGCTGCCCACCGACTCGAACGCGCGACTGGTGGCCGAGTCGTTACAGCGGGACTATCCGCTGGATCCCTCCCAGGCGATCACCTTGGTGACGCAGAACAACGCCGACGCCCTGGAAACGCTTGCCGCCGATGTCTCCCAGATGCCCGACGTGGTACTCGTCAATGGATCCGTCGGCAAGTTCGAGCGCGGCGCGCAGGTCGGCGAGGCCCCGCCCAGCGAGAGTGATGGCGCGGCCTATGTGTTGGCATATCTTGCGGTGGACTCGGATTCCCAAGCGGCAGAACAGCTCGTGCACGACATCCGCGCGAAGATCACCGACAAGCAGGTCGAGGTGGGCGGACCGTCGGCCACGCTGATCGACAGCCGGTCGGCGATCGCACAGCGGCTGCCGTGGGCGATCGGATTGATCGCGGTCTTCACCTTCATCCTGCTGTTCCTGTTCACCGGCAGCGTCGTCGTTCCGGTGAAGGCGCTGCTACTGAACCTGCTGGTGCTGTCCGGTGTCCTCGGCGTCATGACGTGGATCTTCCAGGACGGGCATCTGTCGTCGCTGCTCGGATTCACTCCTGCGCCGCTGAATTTGTCGATGGTGGTTCTGCTCTGCGCCATCGCGTTCAGCCTCTCCGTCGACTACGAGATCTTCCTACTGAGCCGCATCAAGGAGGCCAGAGACTCGGGTATGTCGAACGACGAGGCCATCGTCGTCGGACTTGGCCGGGTCGGCCGGATCGTCACCAGCGCAGCACTTTTGCTGACCATCACACTGGTCTCGTTCGCCAACGGAATGTCGTTCATGAAGATGTTCGGTATCGGCACGGCGCTGGCCGTCGTGATCGATGCGACGATCATTCGTGGCGTGGTCGTACCGGCGTTCCTACGTCTGGCAGGCGAACTCAACTGGTGGGCACCGAAACCGTTGCGGTGGCTGCATTCCCGCATCGGTATCAGCGAGGCGCTGTCCTTCGCCGTGGAAGAGGCGACGATGGAGGTGCCCAGGCCGGCTGTTCTGTCGCTGAACTCGATGCATGCGGCGCCTCCGGTCCGCACGCCGGCCGAACTCGCCCGCCGGGTCCAGGTCATCTCCGGTCAGCATCTGGTTGCGAACGTGAACGGCATCGTGATCGTGGTGGCCAACCGCAAGTCGCTGGCGCAACAAGCGATGGCCGCCCAGCAGATGTCGCACCTCGTCGAGATCGTCCGGCGGAGCGAGCCCGCGATGTTGTCGTATGCGTTCTCGCAGCTCGCCCAGAGCGGCACGTGGAGTCGCGATCTCGCGGAGGTCGGCATCGTCATGCCCACCGAAACGGGTCTGGAGATCTTCTTGTGCGGCGGTGTCACGGTGGCGCTCGACGACGGTACGGGGGTCACCCTGATCGAGGGGCGCAACCGCTGCCTACACCAAACCGTGCGGACGCCCGGCGTCGCCGCGGTGGTCACGGTCGACGAACTGGGCAAGCGGCCCGCCCTTCCCGCTCCCGACCAAAACGCCGTCTACTCGATGTCCGACGGCGTTGTTCCGGGGCGCGGCGCGGTGGTGTGGACGACGGAGGCCGCCGCGACGACACCACCCGTGCGATGCGTGGTCCTCGATGACAACTCCCGGATCGAGGTCGACCGTGACTGCGTCGTCGGTCGCTATCCGCACGACTCGCACGCGGCGCGGCAGGGTCTTCGTCCGGTGTCTGTCTACGACCGCTCCGGCCTGATGTCCCGGGCGCACATGGAGATTCGAATCATCGACGGCGAGCTGTTCGTCGTGGACCGGAACTCGACGAACGGCGTATTCATCCGTGAGCCTCGACAGGACGGGTGGATGCGGATCGACCCGTGGCGACCCACGGCCTTCCGGGACGGCGCCTCGGTGCGCGTCGGCGGTCGGACATTTCGGGTCCAACCGCAGGCCAAGGTGCAAGAGCAGCGCGAGCAGCCTCGCGTGCCCGCCATGTCGGTCTAG
- a CDS encoding alpha/beta hydrolase domain-containing protein, protein MAVESVHVNAVYPHSDTRYEWVEATVDFAVDPELLSNERIVDLELAPRDADGLVRFDADLKLLRPVDGGNGKLLFVVPNRGVPTLAPWLKNGFLLDRGYTIASCGWQWDTQRGSGILGISAPQADVPPGFMRLEWRSDSASVDHPLSFTVPEIDALPAGAEAMFTFTDYPTVDVEDPDAVLSVRTSPDAEPTIIPRESWRFTDQTHLTLDGGFKPFHWYELVYRTSRAPVAGAGLLAIRDIVSHLRGDGSIAGIQHAFAYGVSQAGRLLRQFISDGLNVDEAGMIVFDGVFSESASAATGEFNHRYAQPSVAQVNGFGNMAPFAASELLARQRELGGVPKTIFTNSATEYWTSGGALLHVDPVTGVDLPEDPDVRTYLLASTDHFGSSKLKEALPVANPVHRLDVTPVNRALLVALEDWVCEGVEPPRSKVPRTSDGTAVARKEVLSVFSHATGPDPSALPHARYIDLGPDADRGIGRWPVKLGEPYVDLVSAVDADGNEVAGIRLPAVAAPLASYTGWNPRRHIDELPDVLYERVGSKLAFPPGRPSVTERYPSREDYVVAARTAAESLVAERFLLADEVEAIVQKAAADY, encoded by the coding sequence ATGGCCGTCGAATCCGTTCACGTAAACGCGGTTTACCCCCATTCCGACACCCGCTACGAGTGGGTGGAGGCGACCGTCGACTTCGCCGTCGACCCCGAGTTGTTGTCGAACGAGCGCATCGTCGACCTCGAACTCGCTCCTCGCGACGCCGACGGGCTGGTCCGCTTCGACGCTGACCTGAAACTTCTGCGCCCCGTCGACGGTGGCAACGGCAAGCTGCTTTTCGTCGTACCCAACCGCGGCGTACCCACCCTTGCGCCGTGGCTGAAGAACGGCTTCCTGCTGGATCGCGGCTACACCATCGCGTCGTGCGGCTGGCAGTGGGACACTCAGCGCGGGTCCGGCATCCTCGGAATATCCGCTCCGCAGGCTGACGTGCCGCCGGGATTCATGCGTCTGGAATGGCGATCCGACAGTGCGAGCGTGGATCATCCACTCAGCTTCACCGTGCCCGAGATCGACGCGCTGCCCGCCGGCGCCGAGGCGATGTTTACGTTCACCGATTATCCGACGGTCGACGTCGAGGACCCCGACGCCGTTCTGAGCGTTCGCACCTCGCCCGATGCCGAGCCGACCATCATCCCAAGGGAGAGTTGGCGATTCACCGATCAGACGCATCTGACGCTCGATGGCGGTTTCAAGCCGTTCCACTGGTACGAGCTGGTGTACCGGACGTCGCGGGCGCCGGTCGCCGGCGCCGGCCTGCTGGCCATCCGCGACATCGTGTCGCACCTGCGGGGGGACGGCTCGATTGCCGGCATCCAGCACGCGTTCGCATACGGCGTCTCGCAGGCCGGCCGGCTCCTTCGTCAGTTCATTTCGGACGGGCTGAATGTCGATGAGGCGGGCATGATCGTCTTCGACGGCGTATTCAGCGAGTCCGCGAGCGCGGCAACGGGAGAGTTCAACCACCGGTACGCGCAGCCGTCCGTTGCACAGGTCAACGGCTTCGGGAACATGGCACCGTTCGCGGCTAGCGAACTGCTGGCGCGTCAGCGCGAATTGGGTGGAGTGCCGAAGACGATCTTCACCAACAGTGCAACCGAATACTGGACCAGCGGAGGCGCGCTGCTGCACGTCGACCCGGTCACCGGCGTGGATCTGCCCGAGGATCCCGATGTCCGCACCTACCTGCTGGCCAGCACCGACCATTTCGGCAGCAGCAAGCTCAAGGAGGCGCTGCCGGTCGCTAATCCGGTGCACCGCCTGGATGTCACGCCGGTCAACCGGGCGCTGCTCGTCGCGCTCGAGGACTGGGTCTGCGAGGGTGTCGAGCCTCCGCGCAGCAAGGTGCCGCGGACCAGCGACGGCACTGCGGTCGCGCGCAAGGAGGTCCTGTCGGTCTTCAGCCACGCCACCGGCCCGGACCCGTCGGCGCTACCGCACGCGCGGTACATCGACCTCGGTCCCGATGCCGATCGCGGGATCGGTCGCTGGCCGGTCAAGCTGGGCGAGCCGTACGTCGACCTGGTGTCGGCGGTCGACGCGGACGGCAACGAGGTCGCGGGCATCCGCCTTCCTGCCGTCGCCGCACCGCTCGCCTCATACACGGGCTGGAATCCGCGTCGTCACATCGACGAGTTGCCCGATGTGCTCTACGAGCGGGTGGGCAGCAAGTTGGCGTTCCCTCCGGGCCGGCCGTCGGTCACCGAACGGTATCCGTCCCGCGAGGACTACGTCGTCGCGGCCCGCACCGCGGCGGAATCGCTTGTTGCCGAGCGGTTCCTGCTCGCGGACGAGGTCGAGGCCATCGTCCAGAAGGCCGCAGCCGACTACTGA
- a CDS encoding nitroreductase/quinone reductase family protein, producing MTDLLNGIPRVDPTADPPWTLRIVARVLSTNLGSVVHRRVMAPLDGPLGRLTRGRLHFGKGTIPLVVLRSTGAKSGIERDVPLGYFTDGDDVILIASNYGQAHHPSWYYNLLKNPHCQLFPEGRTDRGGHFVARLTEGADRDRLFDLAAGYAANFASYAVKTDGVRTINVFRLSPA from the coding sequence ATGACCGATCTGCTGAATGGGATCCCGAGGGTCGACCCCACGGCCGACCCGCCATGGACGCTGCGGATCGTCGCCCGCGTTCTCTCGACGAACCTCGGTTCGGTGGTCCATCGGCGCGTCATGGCGCCTCTCGACGGGCCCCTCGGGCGCCTGACCCGCGGCCGTCTGCATTTCGGTAAGGGCACGATCCCTCTCGTCGTATTGCGGTCGACCGGAGCCAAATCCGGAATCGAGCGTGATGTGCCGCTGGGATACTTCACCGACGGCGACGACGTCATTCTCATCGCCTCGAACTACGGCCAGGCCCACCACCCGAGCTGGTACTACAACTTGCTGAAGAATCCGCACTGCCAGTTGTTCCCGGAAGGCCGTACCGACCGCGGTGGTCATTTCGTGGCCCGCCTGACCGAGGGTGCAGACCGTGACCGCCTGTTCGACCTCGCGGCCGGCTATGCCGCCAACTTCGCGTCGTATGCGGTGAAGACCGACGGCGTCCGCACCATCAACGTGTTCCGCCTGTCCCCGGCGTAG
- a CDS encoding extracellular catalytic domain type 1 short-chain-length polyhydroxyalkanoate depolymerase, producing MAVPTVGWHVATGRAELRLIGRTTALLAAVLLALLMFSGAHAAAVPAGDFPAGLNFGGLQRNYLVHVPPGLEQPTGLVINLHGAGMTGGAQAAMTNYNAVADQHGFVVVYPEGVDLSWADGRGASVPDRQGVDDVGFLVALADRLTQDFGIDPGRVFATGMSAGAFMANRLACSRADVFSAVAPVAGTLGSASPCNPSQPVSVLSIHGTADNVVPFNGGPMVGRGGASDIVSAPAMAQRWRELDGCPAPVEDSPSPSVHRFTAAGCADGTEVSFIQIDGGGHTWLDASFASGQFFATHGR from the coding sequence ATGGCGGTCCCTACTGTCGGGTGGCATGTCGCGACAGGGAGAGCTGAATTGCGGTTGATCGGGCGCACGACGGCACTGCTGGCCGCCGTCCTTCTGGCTCTTCTCATGTTCAGTGGTGCTCACGCCGCCGCGGTTCCGGCCGGGGACTTCCCCGCCGGCCTGAACTTCGGTGGGCTGCAGCGCAACTATCTGGTCCACGTGCCGCCGGGCCTCGAGCAGCCGACGGGGCTCGTGATCAACCTGCACGGGGCCGGAATGACCGGCGGTGCTCAAGCGGCGATGACGAACTACAACGCCGTGGCCGATCAGCACGGGTTCGTCGTGGTCTATCCCGAGGGCGTGGACCTCAGCTGGGCCGATGGACGGGGCGCGTCGGTTCCCGACCGTCAGGGCGTCGACGACGTGGGCTTTCTCGTCGCGCTCGCCGACCGGCTGACGCAGGACTTCGGAATCGACCCCGGCCGCGTATTCGCCACCGGAATGTCGGCGGGCGCCTTCATGGCCAACCGGCTGGCCTGCTCGCGCGCGGACGTCTTCTCCGCGGTCGCGCCCGTCGCGGGCACGCTCGGCTCGGCGTCCCCGTGCAATCCATCGCAACCGGTGTCCGTCCTGAGCATTCACGGAACCGCAGACAACGTCGTGCCGTTCAACGGCGGCCCGATGGTGGGGCGCGGCGGAGCGAGCGACATCGTGTCCGCGCCGGCGATGGCGCAGCGCTGGCGTGAGCTTGACGGGTGCCCGGCGCCCGTCGAGGACTCCCCGTCGCCCTCGGTGCACCGGTTCACCGCGGCCGGTTGCGCCGACGGCACCGAGGTGTCGTTCATCCAGATCGACGGCGGTGGTCACACCTGGCTGGACGCGTCGTTCGCGAGCGGCCAGTTCTTCGCCACCCACGGCAGGTGA